Proteins from a single region of Nodularia sp. LEGE 06071:
- a CDS encoding B12-binding domain-containing radical SAM protein, whose protein sequence is MRILLVYPIFPKTFWSYEKILELVDRKVLLPPLGLVTVAAILPQEWEFKLVDRNIRSITEAEWAWADVVILSAMIVQKEDLLGQIQEAKQRGKLVAVGGPYPTSVPHEVENVGADFLILDEGEITLPMFIEAIQRGETSGVFRATEKPDVTGTPIPRFDLLELNAYDMMSVQFSRGCPFQCEFCDIIVLYGRKPRTKTPAQLLAELDCLYELGWRRGVFMVDDNFIGNKRNVKLLLKELKVWMEEHQYPFRFDTEASIDLAQDPEMLELMVESGFSAVFLGIETPDEESLQLTKKFQNTRSSLADAVQTIIKAGLRPMAGFIIGFDGEKVGAGDRIVRFAEQAAIPSTTFAMLQALPNTALWHRLKREGRLRENQDGNINQTTLMNFLPTRPLEDIGREYIEAFCTLYDPVNYLDRTYRCFLMMGLPKWKAPSKMPEWIVVKALLIVIWRQGIKRETRWKFWHHLFSILKRNPGVLEHYISACAHNEHFLEYRQIVREQIESQVAAYLAQGTEEPYVLVEKKAEEKAEAIAS, encoded by the coding sequence ATGCGAATCTTACTGGTATATCCAATATTTCCCAAAACCTTTTGGTCTTATGAGAAAATTCTAGAGTTAGTCGATCGCAAGGTTTTGTTACCACCTTTGGGTTTAGTGACGGTGGCGGCAATTCTGCCCCAAGAATGGGAGTTCAAGCTGGTTGATCGCAACATTCGGTCAATCACAGAAGCAGAATGGGCATGGGCAGATGTAGTAATCCTTTCGGCGATGATTGTCCAGAAGGAAGATTTATTAGGGCAAATTCAAGAAGCAAAACAACGTGGTAAGTTAGTTGCTGTGGGTGGTCCTTATCCTACTTCTGTCCCTCATGAAGTGGAAAATGTCGGTGCAGACTTCCTGATTCTCGATGAAGGGGAAATCACCCTACCGATGTTTATTGAGGCGATTCAACGGGGTGAAACTTCTGGTGTTTTCCGCGCCACAGAAAAACCAGATGTCACAGGTACACCAATTCCCCGGTTTGATTTATTAGAATTGAATGCTTATGACATGATGTCGGTGCAGTTTTCGCGCGGGTGTCCTTTCCAATGCGAATTTTGTGACATTATTGTTCTCTACGGACGCAAACCGCGCACCAAAACCCCAGCACAACTATTAGCAGAGTTAGATTGTCTGTATGAGTTGGGTTGGCGGCGGGGTGTGTTTATGGTGGATGACAACTTTATCGGTAACAAGCGCAATGTGAAATTGTTGCTGAAAGAGTTGAAAGTCTGGATGGAAGAACATCAATATCCCTTCCGCTTTGATACTGAGGCTTCTATTGACTTGGCACAAGATCCAGAAATGCTGGAGTTGATGGTGGAGTCTGGCTTCTCTGCGGTGTTCTTGGGAATTGAAACACCCGATGAAGAGAGTCTGCAATTAACGAAGAAGTTTCAAAATACTCGCAGTTCCCTAGCCGACGCAGTGCAAACCATTATTAAGGCTGGATTGCGGCCAATGGCTGGGTTTATTATCGGGTTTGATGGGGAAAAAGTAGGCGCAGGCGATCGCATTGTCAGATTTGCCGAACAAGCCGCAATTCCCTCTACTACCTTCGCAATGTTGCAAGCCTTACCCAATACAGCATTGTGGCATCGTCTGAAAAGAGAAGGACGACTGCGGGAAAATCAAGATGGTAACATCAACCAAACAACGTTGATGAATTTCCTTCCTACCCGTCCTCTAGAAGATATTGGCAGAGAATATATTGAAGCGTTCTGCACTTTATATGATCCAGTCAACTATTTGGATCGTACCTATCGCTGTTTCTTGATGATGGGTTTACCCAAATGGAAAGCACCTTCCAAAATGCCGGAATGGATAGTTGTGAAGGCGCTACTGATTGTAATTTGGCGACAAGGTATTAAACGCGAAACTCGCTGGAAATTCTGGCATCACTTGTTTAGTATCCTCAAGCGTAACCCAGGAGTGCTGGAACATTATATATCTGCCTGCGCTCACAACGAGCATTTTCTAGAGTATCGCCAAATTGTCCGCGAGCAAATAGAAAGTCAGGTAGCTGCGTATTTGGCACAAGGGACAGAAGAACCTTATGTATTGGTAGAGAAAAAAGCTGAGGAAAAAGCCGAGGCGATCGCTAGTTAG
- the rpsR gene encoding 30S ribosomal protein S18, producing the protein MSYYRRRLSPIKPGDPIDYKDVDLLRKFITERGKILPRRITGLTCKQQRDLTLAIKRARIVALLPFVNAEA; encoded by the coding sequence ATGAGTTACTATCGTCGTCGCCTGTCTCCCATTAAGCCAGGAGATCCCATCGATTACAAAGATGTTGATTTATTGCGTAAGTTTATTACCGAACGGGGTAAAATATTACCACGTCGGATTACTGGGCTAACCTGTAAGCAACAACGGGATTTGACATTAGCAATTAAACGGGCGCGGATTGTGGCTTTATTGCCATTCGTCAATGCGGAAGCTTAA
- a CDS encoding YlcI/YnfO family protein, whose translation MEREALTIRFPSQLLAKARKLKDSSESFNDLVVKALENEVRRRRGWAAHQRIIARSEAVKLKTGIQPASTDLIHSLRAGEGRLD comes from the coding sequence ATGGAACGCGAAGCTTTAACAATCCGTTTTCCTTCTCAACTGCTTGCGAAAGCCAGAAAACTCAAAGACAGTAGTGAATCATTTAATGATTTAGTGGTTAAAGCTTTAGAAAATGAAGTGCGACGTAGAAGGGGATGGGCTGCACATCAGCGAATTATTGCCCGCAGCGAAGCCGTCAAACTCAAAACCGGCATACAACCAGCTTCTACAGACTTAATTCACAGCTTGAGAGCAGGTGAGGGAAGACTTGACTAG
- a CDS encoding RDD family protein, translated as MTIERVPEIHYPKADIGRRGMALGLDFLGVWLISSILGGNQIGIQWVQILVFLFCWAIFRILVVYNNQGQSLGRWAFDLKILEVRNGEITGRVPTLRSLLKREAIIGFGALLVSIALSNIRANPTAIMLLIPLAIDCGAALSDNQMQQALHDRYGKTFIVSSRRGYSLDIKIKRLVGKMLRSVRR; from the coding sequence ATGACTATAGAACGAGTCCCCGAAATACACTATCCCAAAGCTGATATTGGCCGGCGAGGAATGGCATTAGGACTGGATTTCCTGGGAGTCTGGTTAATCAGTTCTATATTGGGAGGCAATCAAATCGGTATCCAGTGGGTGCAAATTCTCGTTTTTCTGTTCTGCTGGGCAATTTTTCGGATACTGGTGGTTTACAACAATCAAGGACAAAGCTTAGGGCGTTGGGCTTTTGACCTGAAAATTCTCGAAGTCAGGAATGGCGAAATCACAGGCAGAGTTCCTACCTTGCGATCGCTGCTCAAACGAGAAGCTATAATCGGTTTTGGTGCGCTTTTGGTGTCAATTGCCCTGAGCAACATCAGAGCCAACCCCACCGCTATCATGCTATTGATTCCCCTGGCAATTGATTGTGGTGCTGCTTTATCTGACAATCAGATGCAGCAAGCTCTGCACGACCGCTATGGTAAAACTTTCATAGTTTCGTCGCGTCGGGGCTACTCGCTGGATATAAAAATTAAGCGATTAGTTGGAAAAATGCTCCGAAGTGTGAGAAGATAG
- a CDS encoding type II toxin-antitoxin system VapC family toxin: MTRLLCIDTSVWIPYLVPEVYQLEARTLVTEALSLNLRLVSPAFAWAEVGSVLRKKTRLGVITTEEAQGFFEDFCELPIDYIEEEAIRTRTWEIAEQYGLSTLYDAAFLACAEITSAEFWTADAALVRQLTPRPAYLREIG; encoded by the coding sequence TTGACTAGACTTTTGTGTATAGATACTAGCGTTTGGATTCCCTACCTTGTCCCAGAGGTTTATCAACTCGAAGCCAGAACCTTAGTAACGGAGGCATTAAGCTTAAATTTACGCTTAGTATCTCCTGCTTTCGCCTGGGCAGAAGTAGGGTCTGTATTACGGAAGAAAACCCGACTAGGAGTCATTACAACCGAGGAAGCACAAGGATTTTTTGAAGATTTCTGCGAACTTCCGATTGATTACATAGAAGAAGAAGCAATTAGGACAAGAACTTGGGAAATCGCCGAGCAATACGGATTATCAACTCTCTATGATGCAGCTTTTCTTGCTTGTGCTGAGATTACATCTGCTGAGTTTTGGACTGCTGACGCTGCACTGGTTAGACAACTCACACCCAGACCTGCTTACCTGCGTGAAATAGGGTAA
- a CDS encoding type II toxin-antitoxin system VapC family toxin encodes MIVLDTHIWVWWVQNDSRLTAKHRQWLQDYEKSGLGISILSCWEVAKLVEKNRLILPLSINEWLEVALAYPGVQLLNLTLPIVVDSTQLKGFHNDPFDQLIVATARFYDCHLLTVDAKILNYPDVKTLK; translated from the coding sequence ATGATTGTACTTGACACTCACATCTGGGTTTGGTGGGTACAAAACGATTCACGACTGACCGCAAAACATAGACAATGGTTACAAGATTATGAGAAATCCGGACTAGGAATCAGCATTCTTTCTTGTTGGGAAGTAGCAAAATTAGTTGAAAAAAATAGACTAATTTTGCCCTTATCTATTAATGAATGGTTAGAAGTTGCTTTGGCTTATCCTGGAGTACAGCTATTAAATTTGACTCTACCAATAGTTGTTGATTCAACTCAATTAAAAGGTTTTCATAATGACCCGTTTGACCAACTTATAGTAGCAACAGCCAGGTTTTATGATTGTCATTTATTAACTGTTGATGCAAAGATTCTTAATTATCCTGATGTCAAGACGCTCAAATAA
- the rpmG gene encoding 50S ribosomal protein L33: MAKSKGARIIMTLECTECRSNPDKRSAGVSRYTSTKNRRNTTNRVELKKFCTHCNKHTVHKEIK, encoded by the coding sequence ATGGCTAAGAGTAAAGGTGCGCGTATAATAATGACACTCGAATGTACAGAGTGTCGTTCTAACCCTGATAAGCGATCTGCTGGTGTTTCCAGATATACCAGCACCAAGAACCGTCGCAACACGACTAACCGTGTAGAACTGAAAAAGTTCTGTACACACTGCAACAAACATACTGTACACAAGGAAATTAAGTAA
- a CDS encoding RNB domain-containing ribonuclease: MDKGTLVEFRVQGDRRLGVVDRPDGKTRWFVVDERGQSHSLAPRQISYTVNGQTYKPTDISSFQGQVQPYIDPSSLEVAWELLVEDGETVTPSQMATLLFSESEAATCYAAHCLLSEDKLYFKQKGDAYEPRTAAQVAELKHQTEVKALKAKGQKEFADRVEQALQGEVVEWQRHDRQRLEALEKYAALLADVVRMGVNYDTLARAYPPPAPVLETMNMLERPATPPGAFQLLIDLGWWDAHENLFLRRSSISVQFPSKVLEVAQQRLDFPPTDLDADRLDLSHLKVYTIDDESTTEIDDGLSWELLPDGRERLWVHIADPTRWLVPEDELDLEARKRGSTVYLPTGMVPMFPELLATGPMSLVQGRVSCALSFGVVLDETGCVEDYTIHPSFIKPTYRLTYEDVDEMLELGVEAEPEIEAIANWAKRRKSWRYNQGAISINMPEATIKVKNDQIDIDILDDSSSRQLVAEMMIMAGEVAARYGQAHNIPLPFRGQPQPELPPDEELLLLPAGFVRSCAMRRCMPKSEMSITPLRHAGLGLNTYTQATSPIRRYSDLLTHFQLKAHLRGEILPFTADQLREVMMAVTSTTQEVTMVERQTNRYWALEYLRRHPDKVWDVTVLMWLREDSNLALILLEDLGLQLPMFFKRSVGLGEQVLVKVSHSDPQKDMIQFQEIIYQESHQATN; this comes from the coding sequence GTGGATAAGGGTACGCTAGTTGAATTTAGGGTTCAAGGCGATCGCCGTCTGGGTGTCGTAGACCGCCCCGACGGTAAAACCCGTTGGTTTGTGGTAGATGAACGTGGTCAATCTCACAGCCTCGCGCCTAGACAAATTAGTTATACAGTTAACGGACAAACCTATAAGCCCACTGACATCAGCAGTTTTCAAGGGCAGGTTCAACCTTATATAGATCCCTCTAGTCTGGAAGTAGCTTGGGAATTACTGGTTGAGGATGGCGAAACAGTCACACCATCCCAAATGGCGACTCTGCTGTTTTCGGAATCAGAAGCGGCTACTTGTTATGCAGCCCATTGCTTGTTATCAGAAGATAAACTCTATTTCAAGCAAAAAGGAGACGCTTATGAACCACGAACTGCGGCCCAGGTAGCAGAACTCAAACACCAGACAGAAGTCAAAGCACTGAAAGCTAAGGGACAGAAAGAATTTGCGGATCGTGTAGAACAAGCCCTCCAGGGTGAAGTGGTAGAATGGCAACGCCACGACCGCCAGCGATTAGAAGCACTGGAAAAATACGCAGCATTGCTGGCTGATGTCGTCCGAATGGGAGTAAATTATGATACTCTCGCCCGTGCCTATCCGCCGCCAGCCCCAGTGTTAGAAACAATGAATATGCTGGAACGTCCAGCAACTCCCCCAGGAGCTTTTCAGTTATTAATAGACTTAGGTTGGTGGGATGCCCATGAAAACTTGTTTCTGCGTCGTTCGTCAATTTCGGTTCAGTTTCCTAGCAAGGTATTAGAAGTGGCGCAACAGCGTTTGGATTTCCCACCCACCGACTTAGATGCAGATCGCCTAGATTTGTCTCATTTAAAGGTCTACACAATTGATGATGAAAGCACTACTGAAATAGACGATGGTCTCAGTTGGGAATTACTACCAGATGGGCGAGAACGGTTATGGGTGCATATTGCCGATCCTACCCGGTGGTTAGTCCCAGAAGATGAATTAGACTTAGAAGCCAGAAAACGGGGCAGCACAGTATATTTGCCTACGGGGATGGTTCCCATGTTCCCGGAATTATTGGCAACTGGTCCCATGAGTTTGGTACAAGGAAGGGTTTCTTGCGCCTTGAGTTTTGGGGTGGTTTTAGATGAAACTGGCTGTGTAGAAGATTACACGATTCATCCGAGTTTTATTAAGCCGACTTATCGCCTCACCTACGAAGATGTCGATGAGATGCTGGAATTAGGTGTGGAAGCCGAACCAGAAATTGAGGCGATCGCTAACTGGGCAAAGCGACGGAAATCTTGGCGGTATAATCAAGGAGCCATCAGTATCAATATGCCGGAGGCGACGATCAAAGTCAAAAACGACCAGATCGATATTGATATCTTAGATGATTCCTCATCACGGCAATTGGTAGCGGAAATGATGATTATGGCTGGTGAAGTGGCCGCCCGTTACGGTCAAGCCCACAATATACCTTTGCCCTTCCGCGGTCAACCACAACCAGAATTACCTCCAGACGAAGAATTGCTGTTACTCCCAGCCGGATTTGTCCGCTCCTGTGCCATGCGTCGTTGTATGCCCAAGAGTGAAATGAGCATCACACCTCTACGTCATGCTGGTTTAGGTTTAAATACATACACTCAAGCAACTTCTCCCATTCGCCGTTACAGTGATTTACTGACGCACTTTCAGTTAAAAGCCCACTTACGGGGTGAAATTCTCCCCTTTACCGCCGACCAACTGCGAGAAGTAATGATGGCAGTTACCTCTACCACCCAAGAAGTGACAATGGTAGAACGGCAAACTAATAGATATTGGGCTTTAGAATATTTGCGCCGTCATCCCGATAAAGTTTGGGATGTGACAGTTTTAATGTGGCTACGAGAAGACAGCAACTTGGCACTAATTTTGTTAGAAGATTTGGGCTTGCAGTTGCCGATGTTCTTTAAACGTTCCGTAGGATTAGGAGAACAGGTATTAGTGAAAGTTAGTCACTCTGATCCGCAAAAAGATATGATTCAGTTTCAGGAAATAATTTATCAAGAAAGCCATCAAGCAACGAATTAG